AAACACACATCAGTATGAACTAGATCTAGAATATGTTTTCTCCTAAATGGGAGTTTTTTTCTAAATGCAACTCTATGTTGTTTACCAGCTAAACAATGAATACAATTCTTTAAAGAACTACCTGAGAAATTTGGAATGAGCTTTTTCTTTGCGAGAATTTAGAGTCCCTTCTCACTTATGTGGTCAAGTCTGTTGTGCCATAACTCAGTGGTGACTTCATGTTCTGTAGCATTCACATCTCCTGCACAGAGTTGCTTAGCTTGATTGTAGTATAAGCTAGCATCCTTCTTTTCTTTGGCCACCACCAAATTCCCTTTCTTGAGCTTCCAAACTCCATTACCAAAATAGATTTCATAACACATGGCATCAAGTTGACCTGTGGAGATCAGGTTAAGGCAAATGTTTGGTACATGCCAAACATCCTTCAGTAGTAGCTTGCAACTAACATTTGTTTCTATTAACACATCTCCTCTACTAGCAACTTTGCATTTGACTTCATTTCCCATCTTAACAAAGTCATAATCACCACATTTGTAAGATAAGAAGAAGTCTCTTCGTGCTGTTACATGGAATGATGCTGCAAAGTCAATCGTTCATGTTGTGTCCTGACAAGTGAGGTTAATGTGTCCTTCTTCACACACCACATAAGTTTCACCTTCATAAGAAGTCACAGCTGCACTACTTTTGTCCTCCTCTTTCTTGTCTTCGTTGGTTTGTTTTGCCTTCGATTTCCAATAGTCTTTCTTTATATGTCTAGGCTTAGTACAATAATAACAGGTGAAGTTACCCCTTAATTTTGATCTGCCTCTGGACTTTTTTTCTAGACTTGCCTATGTTCTTCTTGTTTTCTTGGGAATTTTTACTTCTGCCCCTCTTAGTGACCATCGCTTGTCCTTGAGAGTGAGTGGACAAGCCTTGCTCAGCTTTTTGCTTGCCTTCTCTAGTGATGATATCCTTCACCATACTCAAGGTTACCTTTCTGTTTGGTTTTGAATTACTGAGAGCTACCACCAGTGTTTCCCAGTTATCTGGTAATGAACTTAGCAAAATCAATGCTTAAATTTCATCTGCAATAGTTAGTTCCTTGCTTGCCAGATTATcaagaatttcattaaatttattCAAGTGATCTAAAACATTTTTTCCATCACATAATTTCAAATTCACAAGCCTTCTATCATGAAGGCTTTGTTCTAGGCATTCTTTAGCTTGTACATCTCTCCCAGATGTTGCCAAAGTTTGTAGGCATCCATTTCTTTGGCTGTATCACGAATTGCCCTCATCTCAACCCACTATCTTATAACACTAATAGCTTTTATGTTGAGATTCTTCCAATCAGACTCAATTTTTCCACTTGGCATGATCCCTTTGCATTTAATGGGATTGAACAAATCTTTACAGTACAACAAATCTTCCATCATTGTCTTCCAGATGGAATAATTTGTCTTTGTAAGTCTGATCATGGAATTGCCCCCAAGACTTGTATTTTCCTCCATTTAATATGCTCTAGTACTATGCATGGACAACTGTAGTGAATAATGTTACTATAGTATAGTTTGAAAAATTAAGAACAAATCTAGCCATGAAGGTGGTATTAATACACATCAATAAAACCTTCCATTAAAGCGGTATTGATACACATAAATAAAACCTACCGTCAAGGTAGTATtaatatacaaaaaaataaaacctGCCAACATGGTGGTAAActactggctctgataccaattgttgagatATGAATCTcgcccaaaatcaaataatacataCAAAAAACActcaagatttacgtggtttggccaatttagcctacgtccacgagagaGGAGTAACttcactacatatatatatatatatatatatatatatatatatatataggtatacaGTGAAGGAGGAGGAAGATTATAACATACTCAACTCACTCACCTTAATGCACACTCATAGTGCACTAACAATTATTTTGTCTTCACTCTCACTCTATATATGCACAACGGAGGGGAAGTACTccttttataggaggagatcATTGTAGCCCAATTCCctctaataaataaataaataaatgatttccccttttttttttcaaagaggtTGGTGGAATTTTGACCACCCAAAAGATTGCAGCCAATTTTGACATTGGCTCCTCTTCCATGTGAGGCATGTCGTGTTGCGCTATTCACCTGCAGTCAATTTTTACATTAGCTTCCTCCATTTATTAAATGAGGCGGGTCCCAACAGAAGTTGAAAATAAATTGGAATGAAAAATAGAGAAGTCTTCACCAATAACAAATGTTGTTGTCCTAACTAGTAAACCAATTGTAGATAACTTTAAAATACGATCAAACCATCCACAATAAAGAAAGGCAACTCATGAACTTGTTATCAAATCTCAAGTTAATCGGATGAGTAATCATTTGATTGTCAAGATCAAGAAGGTTGTGCAATCACCTCTAATTCATAATTTTTAGTTAAGCATGTTCTTCTCCCTCACTCTTTTCTTGATTCTCCCAAGCTATAGACATAAACCTCACCATCTTCCGTAATTGATTTCTCAAATATGCTTATTCATCTTCCAAAGCAAGCCACAATTAATAAATGAAATACTGCATTGCAGAACAACCAAATATGCTACCActaatcaaatacaaatatatttttcGTTCACTTAGCTACGAACCAAGAGTAATCAGATGAGTAATCATCTAAAAGTGGACTGCTCCACGTATATAAATCATCCTCCACATAAGAGGAAAATCCATACGATCAAATATCGTTATccaaatatttatgtaattaattatattatgCATAGTATAGCATAGCATGTACACCAACCCATGTGCCCTGTAAGAGCTTAAACCCTTCTTGCCTCATATACCGTTAATTTGCATAAATAGCATTACAAGGATATAAATACAGACTATGGAAGTACTTGAGTGACAAGTAAAATTTGGAACAATTTTTGGTTAATACTACATACCAAAAGACATACATATAATGCATGGGAGAGTTCGATCATTTTAACCAACAGGGTTGAAACAGTCAATGATCAGTGGAGGAACTATCTCTTGTAAGTATTTCTCATGTTCAAAATGATAGCCTTCTCGAGATTGTATCATTGGAGGCATCTTGCAACCCTGCGAAGACTAATACTTTCCTTCTGATAAATAGATAGATCGAGAGAATACATAGATCAACATGAGGGAAGATCAAGAGGGGGAGGGAGCAAGCATTGAGAGGAGTGTGGACCGTCGAGGACAAGGAAGGCCGTGGCAAGCCCCCAAGAAGTATGCTCCTCTAGATGGCAGTGTATGAACCACACCCCCGGATTGTCCGCCTTCAACCGGATTGCCGCCCATCCCCCACTGGGAACCGCCACTGTATTCCTCTCTGGAGGATCCACCAGGTTGTACCCGCCAGGATCTCGCCCCGCATCAAAGTTCCCCACTCCGCTCCCCACCACGAAGAAGTTGTGACCGTGCACGTGGATCGGATGGTTCTCCGGATTCAGGAAGTTGGTGTCCTGCAGCACGATTTCCAAATCTGTGCCGTATGGAACCGCCAGCAGCTTCGTCCCGAACTCCGAGTTCATGTTTTCGGAGAAGGGATTGACGCCCGTGTAATCGAATTGCTTGGGGGGTTTCTCGGGGAAGTCATCGAAGGAGGAGCCGGTGAGATGGCTGGCAGCAATACTATTACCACCGCTGCTGCGGGTAAGGTCGCGGTAATGTGATTCCAAAATGGAGATGGAAGGACGAACGAAGGACTGGTTGTTCATGGAGGCGAAGAACCTCTTGCCGGCGTAGCCCTTGCAGGTTTGGTTTTGGGGACAATCTTGAAGGTTGAGGCTGATGGTGGTCACCACTCGCTTGTCAACCTTCTTGGGCACGTTGCATGGGTACTGAGGCGACGCCAGGCTTCGCAGCTTCTGTGTGAATTGGGTGGCGAAGGCTGTATCTTTCATTTCAGGCAGCTTATTGGGGAGCACAGtagaaaaattattattattatttttgttcttgGTCTTGTACATCAAGAAGGCAATGGCGGTGGAATTGTTGAATGGGAAAATGGAGGTGAGATAAGGCCTGGCTGCCATTGCAAAAGTAGAAGGCGATGATTTAACGGGTTGGTCGGCGGTGAGGAGAAGGGTTGTGGTTTGGCCTGGAGCGATCATGATGGCGTCGGTGCTGAATGGTTTGGTGTAAACTGCGTCGATCTCTACTACTGTCAACGTGTGGTTGGCTATGGCGAAGAAGAGCTCCTGATTCAGCGCTGCATTAATGATCCGGAGCATGTAGGTTTTGCCCTGATCCACCGTGTGGATGAACGAATCTGCAAATTGAATTTGTTTGCAATGATGTTATAGATTTACTCGATCAAtttaaattggaaaaaaaaaaggaaaaaaaaaatcaaaatatatacgaatatgcatgcatgcatgcatagtACACATGTGGGAGCTAGCTGGCTAGCTACGTAGCTCGCAACTTAATTTAACATCACGTAGAACGTACGTACGCACCTTTGATGGAGCAAGGATAGAGGGGGCCGGGAAGACCATTGATGGTGTAAGCGTCTGAAGCATTAGGCCCACCTCCATACATCATCATTTCCTTCTCCACCTCATCTACATCTTTGTTCCACCATTCCCCTGCTCCATTTCAATATAATTGCATATATATATTGACTGAGTTACGAtccaaacaaataaaaaggatgaaGAGTTACGTACGTGAggaattaattaataaataataaagtaaTCAGTACTCACCCAATAGAATGAGGATTTCTTGACCAGCATGAATATTTAATGGAGGAGAGAATGGATAAGGCATGCGAGGATAGATGATGAAAGCACCATACACAGAGGCTCGTTGCCAGGAGAGATGGGCGTGCCAGAGGAGAATGCCCCTCTGTTCCACCGCGGTGAACTTGTATGTGTATGATTGCCCTTTTCCTATGGGGCATTGTGTAATATAAGCCGGCCCATCCGCCCATGCCGTTCGCAGCTGCCTTACTCCATGcctacacacgcacacacacatagagGCGAATTCAATCAACAGTGGTACCAATTTACATGTATACGTCTATACGTACGCCGGTTAGTTCATTAGCGTACAACAAAAGTCAAAAGTGACGTCCTTTAATTTCAttccaatttaaaaaaatattaaaaattggcGTCAACTTAGTCAAACTTAACATGCGAGGTATGTAATTAACCACGTGCTAAAAAAtagtttttctctctttctaataATTTGATAACAGTTTGGTTCAAGTGTTAAGAACGACTTGTGATTTTGACGATCAAGGTGAGCGATTTTAAACCCTCGGATTCGGTActgcaccatagtgtccaaagtgacgCGATGGTGGTTGGGGTCCTcgggtaataaaaaaaaattgatataagAAAATAGGCTCAATACCTCTGTCATGCAGTGGTGCACATATAATTGGAAGGACGAATTTTGAAGTTtgaagtttgaatttgaatttggatggatttaaacaaatttgaatataaatttatattatatcttatttaaattttatacaaattcaaattcaagacttCTTCAAGCATATGGTGATGGTCCTAGACAATAAAAAAAGTGCATAgttttaattaacttttttttttttttttaagttcagTATGATGCAAAATTGGGTTTTTGAAATAATAATGGATTATCTTTAGTTTTCTTGTTGGTTTTAAATAGACTGATTCAAAGATGATATAGTAACTCAAGTAAACATCAAGCACCATGGATATGGATACTTGTTGATGAAGTGTAGACATGgctgcacatgcacacacatatatgtgcataatttacattaaaaaaggttgtctctttcttttctctatcagtaatttttttattattatttatattgtgCTTGCTAATTGATTAATTTAGTGTgccatttttttaaatttaaaatttgtttctCTTCATAGATTACTACTTAAGTCAACAAATCATACAACTAACGCCgcttcattcataaaatttttaattaatatgtaAAGAAAGGCTTACAGTTGACGACAGAGTACAATTAATTAAAACTATAATTTTACATACCTTAATTAATATCGTAACACTTGTAATCATTGCAGTATTGAATATTTTCTTTCATCAAAGAGTTGTGGGGTATGGGAATTTTCTATACAAACAAAAGGACGTTTCATGAGTCAAATTGCCTTTTGAGTTTTTAGAAAGTTATTAAAATTCTTCCATATGTGTGTGCCCTCGTGTCTGCATGTGCCtgtgagagagaaagagggattcAATATAGAATAACATATTAATTTCTAAGATCTAGCTCTCACTTTGTTTCTCCAGCTTAAGTAACATGCACACTAAAATTAATTAACTATGCTTGTAATTTAACATTCTTTGATTGGTGAAACATGATAGaatagaaataaaacaaaatgtaaattTGAAAGGGTATATAGTGAAATCAAGTGCTAGGTTTGAtttcattttatttgattttttcattttattcacATATACCAAATGTGTAGTTATTCTTGTTAATAAATGCATTAActtgaagaaaaaatatttatgttttacgtctcTAATAATTTTGCCTTCGGTAGGGGTGTTGCTCCTCTACCAGCTATATATTTGTgtttgcaataataaaatattatataagcaTGCATTTATTTTTCGGATTATAATTTATCAATACCATGAGAAATTATATAAGGGACATGTTCCTCCACATGTTTGTATGTCGATTTTCTAGATGTTAAACATTTGGTAAATGAATCATGGATTCCTTAATATCAAACATATAAATAGTGGAACACATTTGTGGGAGAGAGTGTTTATCAATATTGTCTTGACTATATTTGATTCAGCTGCTTGGTCCTCAACTTGTTTTTCTTCTGATCAGGTGctgctttgtttttgttttttcattccattagtttttttttttttccttaagccTCTAGCTTGTCACATTTCTCATTAATAAATTCTTATTAcctttttctgaaaaaaaaaaaaaaaaatactgttaCTCCACTTCATCATtaaagtgaaaaaaataaaaaataaatagaaatataAATAAAAGAGACGATATTTACAAGTTGATGGGGTATAAAGATGGTAGAATATATGTATCTATTATCAGTATTACGTACTTAGAAGATATAAGAAGTATTTATCGAGCGGACTAATCGCATTCTATGAACTGTTTGAGTAATTAAGTATTAGCAAAAAGGTTGGTTCGAACACTACCTTCATgtaaatagaaaaggaaaaagaaaatggaaaaacaaaaaacaaaaaacaaaaaaaaatggtgGAATGA
The Malania oleifera isolate guangnan ecotype guangnan chromosome 13, ASM2987363v1, whole genome shotgun sequence DNA segment above includes these coding regions:
- the LOC131145873 gene encoding laccase-1, with protein sequence MANMSGCSSCYMLQHHKQLLIPVLLLVIMGAVFPSSSSSQPTRRFHFNVEWTSTRRLCHTKQLLTVNGKFPGPTIAVKEGENVEVKVTNHVATNTTIHWHGVRQLRTAWADGPAYITQCPIGKGQSYTYKFTAVEQRGILLWHAHLSWQRASVYGAFIIYPRMPYPFSPPLNIHAGQEILILLGEWWNKDVDEVEKEMMMYGGGPNASDAYTINGLPGPLYPCSIKDSFIHTVDQGKTYMLRIINAALNQELFFAIANHTLTVVEIDAVYTKPFSTDAIMIAPGQTTTLLLTADQPVKSSPSTFAMAARPYLTSIFPFNNSTAIAFLMYKTKNKNNNNNFSTVLPNKLPEMKDTAFATQFTQKLRSLASPQYPCNVPKKVDKRVVTTISLNLQDCPQNQTCKGYAGKRFFASMNNQSFVRPSISILESHYRDLTRSSGGNSIAASHLTGSSFDDFPEKPPKQFDYTGVNPFSENMNSEFGTKLLAVPYGTDLEIVLQDTNFLNPENHPIHVHGHNFFVVGSGVGNFDAGRDPGGYNLVDPPERNTVAVPSGGWAAIRLKADNPGVWFIHCHLEEHTSWGLATAFLVLDGPHSSQCLLPPPLDLPSC